In a single window of the Jaculus jaculus isolate mJacJac1 chromosome 9, mJacJac1.mat.Y.cur, whole genome shotgun sequence genome:
- the Ermard gene encoding endoplasmic reticulum membrane-associated RNA degradation protein isoform X5, which produces MGLHHLMRFLQRLGQLLKRYLQHMKVTLAHRPFITLKNLEDLIVFPGVTYEVLSVLEKVMTKSTFMLKIMIPYWEMIMSKFKSHRFADCTVLLLSQLETGLRRVFTVANKCPDRLLTAESTTLYTTFDEILAKHLNDGSVNQLPLLLGEPAMEFLWDFLNHQEGPRIRDHLSHGEINFHEFPKDAASQLLTFSLVLSLRFAKEDVSSVLKEEAEIKLLVGLAEGYRSRCHPIFQLRKQILSCEKSLRTWLLLPFSEELCQEAARLECNPEICACKSLIAKILHELCHSAPGSLCAVDGMDGIPQEKWPQLLTELCGTHIPTLFCPRAVLEVLVVLRGISFQCQRVSGQVVTSLLLRHRQWVERRLRSRQRQNYLRMLSSVRLLSSVLYLILLLLALELVSVHDVQGKTAQEYQQYLKFLKSMLQYTENLAAYTSQGKNKWNETIGLTHAALLNILTFNEKEQLLIHLAKNSPSNIVL; this is translated from the exons ATGGGTTTGCATCACCTCATGAGGTTCCTCCAAA GACTGGGCCAATTACTGAAGAGGTACCTTCAGCACATGAAAGTCACATTGGCACATCGGCCTTTCATAACTCTTAAGAACTTAGAGGATTTGATTGTTTTTCCTG GTGTTACGTATGAGGTACTTTCAGTATTAGAAAAAGTGATGACAAAATCTACCTTTATGTTAAAAATCATGATACCATATTGGGAAATGATAATGAGCAAATTCAAGTCACACAG GTTTGCTGACTGCACAGTACTGTTGCTGTCACAGCTGGAGACTGGACTTCGGAGAGTTTTCACTGTAGCTAACAAGTGTCCAGACAGGCTCCTTACTGCTGAG TCAACAACTCTTTATACCACCTTTGATGAA ATACTGGCGAAACACTTGAATGATGGCAGCGTCAACCAGCTTCCTCTTCTCCTTGGAGAACCTGCTATG gaATTTCTCTGGGATTTTCTGAACCACCAGGAGGGTCCCCGTATTCGTGATCATTTAAGCCACGGGGAGATCAACTTTCATGAGTTTCCAAAAGATGCAGCAAGTCAGCTGCTCACATTTTCCCTTGTGCTTTCACTCAGATTTGCGAAAGAAGATGTGTCGTCAGTGCTTAAG GAGGAAGCAGAAATAAAACTATTGGTTGGTCTTGCAGAAGGCTACAGGTCTCGCTGCCATCCGATTTTCCAGCTTAGAAAACAG ATTTTGAGTTGTGAGAAAAGTCTCAGAACATGGCTTCTACTGCCTTTTTCTGAAGAACTCTGTCAGGAAGCAGCCAG ATTGGAATGTAATCCTGAAATATGTGCCTGCAAGTCTTTAATTGCCAAGATCTTACATGAGCTCTGCCACAGTGCCCCTGGGAGCCTCTGTGCTGTTGATGGCATGGATGGCATCCCCCAAGAGAA GTGGCCTCAGCTGCTCACTGAACTCTGCGGTACACACATCCCCACCCTGTTCTGCCCTAGAGCAGTCCTTGAAGTGCTGGTTGTGCTCCGAGGCATCAGCTTCCAGTGTCAGCGAGTGTCTGGCCAGGTTGTCACCTCCTTGCTGCTGAGGCACAGGCAGTGGGTGGAGCGGAGACTGCGCTCACGACAGCGGCAGAACTATCTGCGCATGCTCAGCAG TGTCAGACTTCTGTCTTCCGTGCTTTACCTGATCTTGTTGCTCCTTGCACTGGAATTGGTCAGTGTTCATGATGTCCAAGGAAAAACTGCTCAAGAGTATCAGCAGTATCTAAA GTTCTTGAAGTCAATGTTACAGTACACTGAGAACCTAGCAGCCTACACCAGCCAAGGGAAGAACAAATGGAATGAAACTATCGGTCTTACACATGCAGCTCTGTTGAACATTTTGACTTTTAATGAGAAGGAACAACTATTAATACATTTAGCCAAGAACTCCCCAAGTAACATAGTCTTGTGA